GAAGACTCTTCCGGATCTGGAATCCAGCCGAGCGCTGATCAGCCCGGCTGAGGCGATGCCGCCTGACAGACTGCGGACCCTGCAGGATGAGCGGCTACGCGCGGTCGTTCGCCGCGCCTACGAGACCGTGGAGGTCTACCGCCGTAAGTGGGACGAAGCAGGGGTCTCCCCTGAGGACATTCATGGCGTCGAGGATCTTCCCCGCCTGCCATTCATCACCAAAGACGACTTCCGGGAGGCTTATCCCTTCGGAATGTTCAGCGCGCCGCTCTCGGAGATCGTGGAGATCCACGCATCCTCCGGGACCACCGGCAAGCCGACCGTGGTGGGCTATACCCGGGCAGACATCGAGATCTGGGGCGAAGTGATGGGCCGCACGCTGGCGGCCGGTGGCGTGACTTCCAACGACATCGTCCAGAACTCCTACGGTTACGGACTCTTCACGGGAGGACTGGGAGCGCACTACGGAGCCGCGCGCATCGGAGCCGCTGTGGTGCCCACCAGCGCGGGGAACACCAAGCGCCAGCTCCAGGTGATGGAGGACTTCGGGACCACCGCCCTCTGCTGCACCCCGTCCTACGCCATCGTGCTGGGCGAGACGGGGCGCGAGATGGGCATCAACTTTGAGGCGCTGCCCCTGCGGGTGGGATTCCACGGAGCGGAACCCTGGTCCGAGAGCATGCGCCAGGAGATCGAGAAGTCTCTGTGCATCCGGGCACTGGACATCTACGGTCTATCGGAGGTCATTGGACCGGGCGTGGCCTACGAATGCCTGGCGCAGAACGGGCTGCACATCGCGGAGGATCACTTCTTCCCGGAGATCATCAATCCCACAACTCTCGAACACGTCCCTGAGGGAGCCCACGGCGAGCTGGTCTTCACCACGCTGACCAAGACGGGGCTACCGCTCATCCGTTACCGCACGCGAGACATCACACACTTCATCCCCGGGGAGTGCGAGTGCGGCAGGACGCTGCGGCGGATGGCGAAGGTCTCGGGACGCACGGACGACATGCTCATCATCCGCGGGGTGAACGTCTTCCCTTCCCAGATCGAGCAGGTGCTGGGCGCCGTGGAGGGCACGGAGCCGCACTACCAGCTGGTCATTGACCGCCAGCCCGGCCGGCTGGACGAAGTGGAACTCTGGGTGGAAGTGTCCGAGGACGTCATCTCCGATGAGGTCCGCCGGATGGAAGCCCTGGAGATGAAGATTCTGAAAGAGCTTGAGAGCATGCTTGGCCTGTCCATCAAGGTGCGGCTGGTGGAACCCAAGTCCATCGCGCGCAGCGAGGGGAAGGCCAAGCGGATTGTGGACAGGAGGGACCTTGGAATATGAAGGTCAGCCAGATCACCGTTTTTCTGGAGAACAAGAAGGGTCGCCTGGCCGAAGTGACGGAGGCGCTGGCGCGCAGGGGTGTGAACATCCGCGCCGCCTCCATTGCCGACACCATCGATTACGGTCTGTTGCGCCTGATCGTCAGCGATCCCGTACAGGCGCGGCAGGCGCTGGCGGAGGCGGGCTTCAGCGCCAGCGAGACCGAAGTGCTGGCGGTGGAGGTGGAGGACCGTCCGGGAGGACTGGCTTCCATCATCCGCTGCCTGGCGGACGCAGGGATCAACATCGAATACCTCTACGCCTTCGTGGGCAAGAGTGGAGAGAAAGCCATCGTGGTGCTGCGGTCAGAGGATACGGAGCGGGCACGCGAGGTGCTTCAAAAGAACAACGTGACGCTGTTGTCCGGCGAACAGGTGCACCGATTGTAGGATGACCACACTGAATCGCCGGCTTCCCCCTTTGAAGCACCGCCTCTGGGATCCGAAGGCGGAGACGATGTCCCGTGAGGATCTGGAGAAGCTCCAACTCGAAAGGCTTCAGGCCACGGTCCGACGGGTCTACGAACGGGTCCCGTTTTACCGCGAGAAGCTTGACGCTGCGGGCGTGAAGCCCGAGGACATCCGGAGGCTGGATGATGTCCAGAAGCTGCCCTTCACCTGCAAGGATGACTTGCGGGCCGCCTATCCGTATGGGCTTTTCGCCGCGCCCCTGAAGGATATCGTCCGCATCCACGCCTCCTCCGGGACCACAGGCCTTTCCACCGTGGTGGGTTACACCCGCAGAGACCTGCGCATCTGGTCCGACCTTGTGGCTCGACTGCTGACGGCCGGAGGCGTGACTCGCCACGATGTCGTCCATATCTCCTTCGGTTATGGCTTGTTCACCGGAGGATTCGGACTGCACCAGGGATCGGAGCGCATCGGAGCAAGCGTCATTCCCGTCTCCAGCGGAAACACGGAGCGACAGGTCCGTCTGATGAAAGATTTCGGGGCGACGGCCCTAGTGGGGACTCCCAGCTACGCCCTGCACATCGCGGAGACGATGTATGAGATGGGGGTGAGCCCGGATGAGCTCAGCCTGCGCGTCGGCCTCTTCGGAGCAGAACCCTCGTCTGAGACGCTCCGCCGGGAGATCGAGGCCAAGTTGCAGATCCTTGCGACGGACAACTACGGGCTCTCGGAGGTGATGGGGCCGGGTGTTTCGGGCGAATGCCTGAACAAAAGCGGTCTGCACATAAACGAGGACCATTTCCTGGCGGAGATCATCAACCCGGAGACGGGCGAGGCCCTTCCGGAAGGCTACACCGGGGAGCTGGTTCTCACCACACTGACCAAGGAAGGGATACCGTTGCTGCGGTATCGCACGCGCGACCTGACGCGTCTGGACTCCTCGCCCTGCTCGTGCGGGCGCACGTTCCGGCGGATGGCGCGCGTGCAGGGCCGGACGGATGACATGATGATCATCCGAGGAGTGAACGTCTTCCCCTCCCAGATCGAAAACGTCCTGTTGGAGATCGAAGGGGTTGAGCCGCACTATGAGCTGGTTCTGGACCGCGTTGGAGCACTGGACACCCTGGAGATCCGGGTGGAGGTAACACCGGAGATCTTCGAAGGCCGAATGGCCGGACTGGTGGAGCTGGAAAAGAGAATCCGTCACAAAGTACAGTCGGAATGTGGAATCACTCCGACGGTATCGCTCGTGGAGCCGAAGTCCATCCAGCGAAGCCAGGGGAAAGCGAAACGAGTAATCGACAAGAGAGTGTTCTGACCGGTGCCTGAGCCAGTGCCGAACGGAGGGAAACATCAATGGTGCGATTGCTGAAACGAGTGGCAGCGGGGGCGCTGCTGGGCTTGTTTCTGTTGCCGGGGGCGGCGCGCAGCGCAGAGGTCGTGTGGCACGGCTACGCGCAGCATCGTTTCTACTCGCCGCAGGGTGGCGCGGCGCGTTTCCGCGTGGACAGGGTTTCGCTGTCGGCGACCGCTCAGATAGACCCCAATACCACGGCCTATGTGGAATGGTATTTCCACAACTACGTGGCTGCCGTTTCGGCGGCGGAGCCGTATCGCACCTATCTGGAGAGCGCTTACGCGGACTTCAAGCTGCCGGTCGGAACGCTGCGAGTGGGCAAGGGACGCCGGATGGCCTTCGCGATCACACCGTCCTATCCGGCGCGCAAGCTTTCGAACTACGGGATCTTTTCCGAGGCGTTCACTCAAGACAGGGCTCAGGGCATTCAGTATTTCGTAAACGCTCCGGACAAAGGCTATGAAGCGGGGATCGCCCTTCTCACCGGGATGCGCATCGGGAACCGGGGCATCGGCGACGTGACTCTGGACGGCACCAACACCGTCAAGAGCCTGGCCGACCGCGACGTGCCGCATGACATCAACGAAAGCTTGCAGGTAGACGCGAAACTCGGCCTTTTGAACAAATCCGGTGCGCGCGTGGGCATCACCGGCAGCCTTGGACATCTGGACCGGTCCGATCTGGACTTCCTGAATGGGACCGAGACAGTGGGCAGCACGACTGTGGCCCGATTTGCCGGGCCGCACACGTCCCGGACGCACAACCGGTACGGCGCGTACTTCACCTACCCCTGGAAGGACTACATCGCGCAGGGGATGTATATCCAGGCGAAGACCAGCGACATCAAGCACGCCGGATTCGAGCTGCTGGCCGGCTACAGCCCCAAGGGGATGAAACCCAAGGCTTATGTGCGCTACGCTGGGGTGGACATAGACATCCCCGTTACCGCCAGCCAGTATACCTGGGACAAACGGCAACTGGGCCTTTCTGTGGTCAAACCACTGAAGCCGACCGTGTGGCTGCAGTTCGAGTATGAACGCAACATGGAATCGCAACCGGCCGGGACGCCGAAGGTCAAGAACGACCTGGCATTTGTGGAGATCTTCACCGGATTCTGAGGGGCCGGCAAGTCTTGACAAGCAGGCCCTCCCCTTGACGGGGAGGGCCTGTTTTCCATATGCAGTCCGGCACCCGGTTTCCCAGACACTACTGGCCGAATGAGGCTTGAACCTCCTCCGGCTTCATCGGCGGTGTCACGAGCGACACCAGCCAGGTGACCAGCGCGGAAACAGGAAGCGCCACGATCAGTGAATCTACAACAGTCCACTTCGTCCCGGCGGCGATGCTCGGTTTGCCAAACAGCATCTGGGAGATGCCAAGAGCTGCGGACTCGCGTTCGTGCACAAACAGCACCCACAGCGCCCAGACCACCAGACCAGCCACCATCCCCGCCGTCACGCCGGCCCGCGTGGCCCGCTTCCAGAACAGAGCGGCTACATAGGCCGGAAGGAAGACCGCCGCGCACATCCCGAAAAAGAGTGCCGTCGCGACGGCGATGATCCCCGGCTGCAACCGATACGCCAAAGTGATGGTGAGAACGAAACCAAAGAAGACCCCCAGCTTGGCGATGGGCAAGGTTCGCTCCTGATGGCGCCCGCGCGCCAGCGCCTGCTGATACAGATCGCGGCCGATGGACGTGCCGATCGCGTGGAACTGGCCGCTGAGGGTGGACATGGCCGCCGCCAGGAGCGCAAGCATGAAGAGGTAGCCGAACCACTCCGGCATTGCGTGCTGGATGTAGGTGGGAATGATCTTGTCCACGTTGGGCTTGCCTGAAGGGTCCAGCACCATGGCGAGGGCCAGCTTGCCCTCGTGCTTCATGAAATACAGGTTGCTGAGCGCCCCGACCACGTAAGCCACACCGGGGATGCACAGGATGAACAGGGATCCCGGAATAAGCGCCCGGTAAAGCTCGCGGCCACTTCGCACCGTCATGAAGCGCACCGCCAGCTGAGGCTGGGCCAGCACCCCGATGCCAACCCCCATAATGATGGTGGTCACCACGGTGAACCAGAGCGGCGACCCGAACTCGGGCATTGCAGTCCATCCCCGGTGGCCCATCTCCGCAAGCTTGGCTGGCACCAGCGGAGCAAGCTCCGTTAGGGCTCGGTGACTGGCAAAGCCGCCCAGGTGCGCGTAGGTGGCGAAGAGCAGGATGACCATCGCCGCGAACATGATGCCGCCCTGGAAGGCATCGGTATACATGACCCCCTTCAGCCCACCGAAGAACACGTAGGAGACCACTACGGCGGAGAATACGAACAGCGCCAGATTGAAGTCCAGATGCAGCTGGACTTCCAGGAACCGCGCTCCGCCGATCATCACACCCGCCGCATACAGGGGCATCAGCAGAGCGATGACCGCTCCTGAGAATCCCTGAATGAAGCGAGACCGGAATCGCCGCCCGAGCAGTTCCGGGAATGTGTGCGCGTCCAGCCGGGCCCCCATCCGTCGCGTGGCCCTGCCGAAGACCACGAAGGCCACGAAGATGCCGAAAAAGATGTTCAGCATCACCAGCCACAGCAGGCTCAAGCCATACATCGCCGCGACGCCGCCGAATCCCACTATGGCGGCGGTGCTGATGAACGTGCTGCCGTAGGCCAAGGCCATCAGCATGGGATGCACCTGGCGGCCTCCCACCAGGTAATCCGCTGCGCTGCGGGTCCGCCGGTATCCCAGCCACCCGAGGTAGGCGACGACCAGCACATACGCCGCCACCACAATGGACAGAACGTAGAAGTTCAATCCCCTCTCCTTCCCGCGCAAGCATTCGGCGCTCCCCCAGTTGACAAGAGAGCGCCGGCAGTTTTCCTAGCAGGTTATCCCGGGAGTGTCCTGGAATCAGGCCGTTTGAAGACCGGGGGATTCCATTGCCACACTCTCCGCATCGCTCCGTCCCCGCCGGAACGCCTGCAGGTTGACCTCGACGCCCTTGTTCTTCAACCGGGCGTGGAAAGCCTCCTCCCACTGCTCCAGGCTGAATGGCAGGTGGCAAGACGCGGCACCGAGCACCGCGGAGTTGATGACGCGCGGATCGCCCAGTTCGGCGGCGATGCGCGGACCATCCACAAAGACCAGCCTCTTTGCCTGCTGCCGGAGCTGTTGGTCAACATCCGGGGGATAGGTAGCCATCCCCGCCGTCACAGTGGAAGGGGCGATAGACTGCCGGTTCACCACGATCAGGCCCTCCGGCTTCAGCGCAGGAAGGTTGCGCAGCGCCTCCAGGCGTTCGAAAGCGATGATCAGGTCCACCTCGCCCGGCGCCGCAAGTGGAGAGAAGACCTTCTCCCCGAAACGCACGTCGCACGTGACGCTTCCTCCCCGCTGGCTCATTCCGTGGACTTCCGCCTTCTTGACATCCAGACCGGCCGCCAGAGCCACCTCCCCAATCAGATTGCTCGCAAGGACGATGCCCTGCCCCCCCACTCCGACGATCCTGATACTCGTTGTCTTCACCTCTTACTCCTGTCCCTGTGGTTGCCGCCGTGCCTGTCCTCTCCGGCACGGTGAATGGCATGCTTCGGACACATCTGCTCGCACAGGGAGCAGCCGCGGCACAGCAGCGGATCAATGGATGCGCAGGAGCGTCCGTTGCGGGCATCCTCCGCGCTGCCGGAAAGAGCCGGGCAACCCAGTCGGAAGCATAGCTGGCACGCGGTGCAGTCTTCCGTCTCCACCACCAGCACCTCGTCGCGGACGTCTGCCTGAAGAGCACACGGGCTTTCCGCCACGACGACTGCCGGTCCGGGATGGTTGAGGCCCTCTTCGATGGCGCTGCGAGTCTCCTCTATGTTCAGCGGATCCACCCGGCGCACAAATTCAACTCCGATGGCCTCACACAGCCGGACCAGGTCCAGCACGGGAGCACTCCGACCCATCAATGTCCGGCCCGTCGCTGGATGATCCTGCCCCCCAGTCATGGCGGTGGTCTTGTTGTCCAGAATGACCAACGTGATCTTGGTGGAGTTGTAAACAGCGTCTATCAACCCACTGATGCCGGAGTGCACGAACGTGGAATCGCCGATGACCGC
The sequence above is drawn from the Armatimonadota bacterium genome and encodes:
- a CDS encoding phenylacetate-coenzyme A ligase codes for the protein MTTLNRRLPPLKHRLWDPKAETMSREDLEKLQLERLQATVRRVYERVPFYREKLDAAGVKPEDIRRLDDVQKLPFTCKDDLRAAYPYGLFAAPLKDIVRIHASSGTTGLSTVVGYTRRDLRIWSDLVARLLTAGGVTRHDVVHISFGYGLFTGGFGLHQGSERIGASVIPVSSGNTERQVRLMKDFGATALVGTPSYALHIAETMYEMGVSPDELSLRVGLFGAEPSSETLRREIEAKLQILATDNYGLSEVMGPGVSGECLNKSGLHINEDHFLAEIINPETGEALPEGYTGELVLTTLTKEGIPLLRYRTRDLTRLDSSPCSCGRTFRRMARVQGRTDDMMIIRGVNVFPSQIENVLLEIEGVEPHYELVLDRVGALDTLEIRVEVTPEIFEGRMAGLVELEKRIRHKVQSECGITPTVSLVEPKSIQRSQGKAKRVIDKRVF
- a CDS encoding indolepyruvate oxidoreductase; protein product: MKTTSIRIVGVGGQGIVLASNLIGEVALAAGLDVKKAEVHGMSQRGGSVTCDVRFGEKVFSPLAAPGEVDLIIAFERLEALRNLPALKPEGLIVVNRQSIAPSTVTAGMATYPPDVDQQLRQQAKRLVFVDGPRIAAELGDPRVINSAVLGAASCHLPFSLEQWEEAFHARLKNKGVEVNLQAFRRGRSDAESVAMESPGLQTA
- a CDS encoding amino acid-binding protein → MKVSQITVFLENKKGRLAEVTEALARRGVNIRAASIADTIDYGLLRLIVSDPVQARQALAEAGFSASETEVLAVEVEDRPGGLASIIRCLADAGINIEYLYAFVGKSGEKAIVVLRSEDTERAREVLQKNNVTLLSGEQVHRL
- a CDS encoding sodium:solute symporter, which encodes MNFYVLSIVVAAYVLVVAYLGWLGYRRTRSAADYLVGGRQVHPMLMALAYGSTFISTAAIVGFGGVAAMYGLSLLWLVMLNIFFGIFVAFVVFGRATRRMGARLDAHTFPELLGRRFRSRFIQGFSGAVIALLMPLYAAGVMIGGARFLEVQLHLDFNLALFVFSAVVVSYVFFGGLKGVMYTDAFQGGIMFAAMVILLFATYAHLGGFASHRALTELAPLVPAKLAEMGHRGWTAMPEFGSPLWFTVVTTIIMGVGIGVLAQPQLAVRFMTVRSGRELYRALIPGSLFILCIPGVAYVVGALSNLYFMKHEGKLALAMVLDPSGKPNVDKIIPTYIQHAMPEWFGYLFMLALLAAAMSTLSGQFHAIGTSIGRDLYQQALARGRHQERTLPIAKLGVFFGFVLTITLAYRLQPGIIAVATALFFGMCAAVFLPAYVAALFWKRATRAGVTAGMVAGLVVWALWVLFVHERESAALGISQMLFGKPSIAAGTKWTVVDSLIVALPVSALVTWLVSLVTPPMKPEEVQASFGQ
- a CDS encoding phenylacetate-coenzyme A ligase; this translates as MKTLPDLESSRALISPAEAMPPDRLRTLQDERLRAVVRRAYETVEVYRRKWDEAGVSPEDIHGVEDLPRLPFITKDDFREAYPFGMFSAPLSEIVEIHASSGTTGKPTVVGYTRADIEIWGEVMGRTLAAGGVTSNDIVQNSYGYGLFTGGLGAHYGAARIGAAVVPTSAGNTKRQLQVMEDFGTTALCCTPSYAIVLGETGREMGINFEALPLRVGFHGAEPWSESMRQEIEKSLCIRALDIYGLSEVIGPGVAYECLAQNGLHIAEDHFFPEIINPTTLEHVPEGAHGELVFTTLTKTGLPLIRYRTRDITHFIPGECECGRTLRRMAKVSGRTDDMLIIRGVNVFPSQIEQVLGAVEGTEPHYQLVIDRQPGRLDEVELWVEVSEDVISDEVRRMEALEMKILKELESMLGLSIKVRLVEPKSIARSEGKAKRIVDRRDLGI